The DNA region CTCCGCACCAGGACGacggcagggggctggggtgccaGCCTGGCACAAGCGCGGCTGCGGGGCAAACGCCAGGCGACGCGGGGCCCggaaagggagaggggagcagcCTCGCAGCCTGAGGGGTCGCTGCCAGCGGGCTTGAAGGTCTTGGCCTCCAAGGAGGCCCCCGCCCGCCGGGGACCCAGGCCCCCACCCGTAAGCTGCAAGCTGAGAGGGCCCCTCTGTCAGGGGCCCTGAGAAGAGGCCGCTCTCCTACTGGCGCGATGGACCCGACCACCAAGGAGAGCTGGGGGGGCTGCTCATGAGGGGCGGGACTGCAGCCCCCCCCCGCCGGGGATCCTTCTGTTGAGCTTCCACCTCCCAGGGCCTCCAAATAGAACCGAGTTTGGAGACAGAACCTTCAAGGAGACGCAGcagccggggaggggggtggtgcaGGAGGAACCAGGCTGCAGGAACTCCGGGACTGGGCGGGAACGCGCTTCTGGGCTTGAGCCCCGAGGTCTGTGGTTCGTCCCACTGTGTCACGACAGTGCGCGGGCTGGCAGGGGGCTTCGTGGTCAGGCAGGGGGGCCGCACCCCTGTGCCCTGCATGACAGCAGCGCTCAGCAGGAACAGTGCCCTCCACACAaggcctgggcccctgggcaTCGGCCCTACGGCACCCGCACGGGGAAAAGGGAACAGAAACTTGTCCCGCCAGGATAAGGCAGCTGGTGAGATGCGGGGGCTGGCAGGTTTGGGGGGGCCAGAGGGGCCGCCTGGGCCTGGCCTTCCACCTGCCGGTTCAGGCCCACGTCGCTACTGCCAGCTGTAAGGCTGAGGGCAGCCACGGTCCCCAGTGTGCCCCGTGCCTGCCCAGAAAGGCCGACCCAGACTGGTGAGCGCAAAGGCACTTTAAGGGAGTGAGACAGCACAGAAGGAGCGGAGCCCACGGACGGGCTGCGTCCATCCCCGGCGGACGAGGGCCTTCCTTGGAGGCCCATCTCAGCGCCTGGCCTCCGCGGCTCCGAGGTCAGCACCGCTCACAGTCACTGGGCCGCGGCGGCCCTGACGGTGCAGGGACCTCCACGTAGTGCACGCGGGTCGAGAAGGGGCCCGGTCGGGCCCAGTAGTCCACCGCTCGAACCCGGTAGGAGCCAGAGGTGACGGCTGACTCTGAGGAGGCAAACACACCTGTTGAATGTGTGCCCCCCTGGGCCCACCCCAAGGGTCTAGAGCTCCGTAGCTCCGGGCTCGGCAAACCCTGGGCCGCACCCTAGGGGACGCGGGCTGAGGCCCAGAAACGGGGCTGCTAAGGGCAGGGCACAGGGTGGCAAGCACACCTGGGCTGAACACAAACAGGTTAAAGGTGGATGGCTTCCTGCTGATGGGCGTGTACACTTCTCCATCCGCGGAGAACTGGATCTCATAGGTCCACAGGCACCTGGGGGGTCGGACGGGAGGAGGACTGGCACCcaggtggggggacggggtggaCTCAGCCGCATTCCCCCTCTGAgccctccccggggccctggaCTCTCCCTGCAGGGGCCACAGGCCGCTCTCGGGGTAGGAAGGGGACTGGAGCCTGGGCGCCACCTGCACACCTTCCCTGCAGGTGCCCCGACCCAGGCCAAGCAGGGTGTGAGGTCCGGGCCACCGTGCGGCGgtaaccggggggggggggggggggggggggcggggaggagcacTGGAGTGACCCCGTGGGCACTGTGGCCGCgaggggcgggccgggcggggggacAGCGGCCGGAGGGCCCCAGGCGCGCGGGGAGAGCGCACTCACGCACTTGGAGCCCACGCGCTCATCCGACCACACCAAAAGCACCTGCCCACGGGTCAAGGGCAGGGCACGGAGCCGGGTCACCTGCAGGGAGAGAGGCTCCGTGatgggggcggcgggggtggcgggcccggggcggcgggggcgggggcggccacTTGCCGGTCCCGGCGGCTTCTCCGGGCGCGCGCACAcgtgcagcagcagcagcgaggGCAGCCGCAGCTCCACGCTGAGCGTCAGGCGGCCGCTGGCGGGGAAGGGGCGCGGCGCCTCGGCCACCGGGTCCTGGGGACGGGAGCGGCACTCAGGGCCTCGGtctcggccccgcccctcccgcggcccgcggccccgccccctgacctaggccccgccccgcggccctcggtcccgccccgcagccccgcccccttgacctaggccccgccccgcccctgcggACCTCGGCTGCGCGCATGCGCCGAAACTCCTCCGCCGTGGGGAAGACGGGCCGGCCCAGGCGCTGCCACTCGCCGTGGGGGCTGCAGCGCGGGTTGTCCAGGGCCAGGGTGACGTAGACGAGCCCTGCGGAGCCTGCGGCTGGAGCCacgccggccgccccgccccccgcggcccccgccccgcccgccccgcccccgggcgcgGCTCACCTGGGCCCCGCGGCACCCCGAGCAGGCGCAGCGTCACGGGCACGGCGCGGGCGGCGTGGGCGCGCGTGTCGTCGCTCGCGTAGAGCAGCACGGTGGCGCGCCAGGCGTCCCGGGGCCCGGCCGGCAGGTGCGCGCTGGCCAGGACGCCCACCGTGTGGTTGCTGTCCAGCACCGTCCCGCCCCGCGACACCTCGGCCCACAGCTGCCGGCCGTCTGCGGGCGGGGGTGCGGCGGTCGCGGGCGCGGCTcgggcccccgcgcccgccccgcgcccgcccccgcgccccccgcggcccccagcCCGCCCGTCCCCTGCAGGGCGCGCCCCGCGCTCCCCCGGCCTcgggcccgcgccgccgccgcgttACCCAGCAGGGCCAGCAGCGCCATGGCCGTGAGCACCGGCTTGCGCAGCAGCTGCACGTGCGGCGGCTCCGTGTCGTTGACCTGGAAGCGCGCGGTGAGCGTGCGCTGCGTGAACGGGTGCGGGTGGAAGCTCAGGAAGGCGTTGTCGTTGCTCAGGAGCGCGGGGCGCAGGGCCGCGCTGCCGTTGGCCCGGGGCGGGTTCTGGTGCTGCGCCACGacctgcgggcgggcgggccgggcgggcgggaggcgcTTCcaggcccgcccgccccccgccccccccccgccccggggcaggCCGCTCCCGGGCAGGGCCTGGGGTCCTACCTTCACCACCATGGCCGCGTACGTCACGTCGGCTCTCCAGGGCTGCGGCAGGGCCCAGCCCACCAGCGGGTCCGCCTCGTCGTTGTAAACGGGGGTGTCGGCGAACTTGGGGAAGAGCCGTCGGATCTGCTGCACGGTGGCCTGCTCCTGTTCCAGGATGTAGATGGAGCTCCCCGCGCCCTGCGGAGACTGACCTCAGCACCACTGCGGGCAGCCCTCCTGCGGCCCCGGGAGTGCGTGCAGGCAGAGGGGCGGCGGGCAGGGGCCGCAGGGCAGGGGCATGGGGCCGGGGAGCAATGCAGGGGCCCCAGTGCAGGGGCAGGGAGTGatgcaggggctgcagggcaggtGTGTGGGGCAGGGGCATGGAGCATGGGCCGGGGGGGTGATGCAAGGGCCACAGGGCAGGGAAACGGAGCAGGGGGGCAATGCAGGGGCCGCACGGCAGGGACACGGAGCCGAGGTGCGAGGCAGGGGGTGCAGGGACGACCGTACCTTCTTGTGGAGGGAGATGTAGTCCAGGCGCACCCCCAGCTCCCCGGTGAAGAAGTTGGTGCCGTTGTGACAATGCTCCAGGAGGCCCCAGCACAGGGGGGAGCGCGGCCAGGGGTGGAAAGAGTCCCCGGGGCCGCCAAGGCGCAGGGCCGGGCTGGCAGCACGCAGACCCTCGGAGCAGGCGTCGTAGTAGTTCAGGAAGCCTGGCACAGGGACAGGCGTCCACACCCTGGTGCCTGAGGGCCCCCTTCCACACTCACAGGACCCCGGGAGGCACCACCCACCTTGCAGGGTCATGGTCACGTTGTCGAAGTCGTGGTGGTCTGGCTCATTCCACGTCTCGAAGTTCCACTTGGAAACGTATGAGAGTCCATACCTCCCTGCAGAGCGCCCCACGGTCACCCATGGTTCCCCCGAATGCCACGCCTGCCCCAGCTCACAGGGAGGCCCGCCTATGCTGATGGTGATGTTGGCTGTGACCAGGATGTGGCTCCCCTGGGCCCCGTCCACCCCAcccggcccctgcccccatcAGGAGACCGTGGCTCGGGAGGCGTGGGGCCTGGGTGATGGGGGAGGACCGCCTGCGGGGCGCGCGGCCCGTGCCCACCCACCGATGTATCTCCTGGCCAGGAGGGACACCAGCTCCTTCCACGCCAACACCTGCCGCTTGTCCTCGAAGTCAGTGAAGCGCTGGGAGGGGCTGCCCATCAGCTCAAAACCTGCAACACAGAAGGTGGCCGTCAGCTGCCACCTGCCTACGGAGGCCAGTCTTCCGCACGCGGCCAGTGAGGACCCAGAGGGACCAGGTCCCCGGACGGGGCTGGCGGCCTACCTGGGAGGAGCTGGTTCTCCCTGAGGAGATCCAGGTAGCCATCCAGGTGGGTGAAGTTGTAGCTCAGGCCTTGCCCAGCTGACTCCCTGCAGAAGGACGCTTGGAGTCAGGGCAGAGGGACGGCACCCCGGCTGGACCTGTGGCCACACTGGAGCAGGTAGGGGGCCTGCAAATTGCCACACAGGACTCCAGTCCCCATGCCCCACGGCCCCTCCCCTGGAAAACACTAAGGATGGAAGTCTCTGGGTCACTCACAGCCCAGCCTGCACTGGAACCCGCCCCAAGCCTTCAGGAGCCGGCAACGGCTTTGGCCTCAGGGGTGGCAGGAGGCGGCAGGTCTCCCAGGAAGAACGTGCAACAGGATGGAGCAGGCCACAAGGCGCCATGGcctcctcctctgcacccccacgCTCTGGGAGGTGCCGCAGGC from Canis lupus dingo isolate Sandy chromosome 3, ASM325472v2, whole genome shotgun sequence includes:
- the IDUA gene encoding alpha-L-iduronidase isoform X5, whose product is MGSPSQRFTDFEDKRQVLAWKELVSLLARRYIGRYGLSYVSKWNFETWNEPDHHDFDNVTMTLQGGWCLPGSCECGRGPSGTRVWTPVPVPGFLNYYDACSEGLRAASPALRLGGPGDSFHPWPRSPLCWGLLEHCHNGTNFFTGELGVRLDYISLHKKGAGSSIYILEQEQATVQQIRRLFPKFADTPVYNDEADPLVGWALPQPWRADVTYAAMVVKVVAQHQNPPRANGSAALRPALLSNDNAFLSFHPHPFTQRTLTARFQVNDTEPPHVQLLRKPVLTAMALLALLDGRQLWAEVSRGGTVLDSNHTVGVLASAHLPAGPRDAWRATVLLYASDDTRAHAARAVPVTLRLLGVPRGPGLVYVTLALDNPRCSPHGEWQRLGRPVFPTAEEFRRMRAAEDPVAEAPRPFPASGRLTLSVELRLPSLLLLHVCARPEKPPGPVTRLRALPLTRGQVLLVWSDERVGSKCLWTYEIQFSADGEVYTPISRKPSTFNLFVFSPESAVTSGSYRVRAVDYWARPGPFSTRVHYVEVPAPSGPPRPSDCERC
- the IDUA gene encoding alpha-L-iduronidase isoform X3, which encodes MRPPGPRAPGLALLAALLAAPRALAEAPHLVLVDAARALRPLRPFWRSTGFCPPLPHSQADRYDLSWDQQLNLAYVGAVPHGGIEQVRTHWLLELITARESAGQGLSYNFTHLDGYLDLLRENQLLPGFELMGSPSQRFTDFEDKRQVLAWKELVSLLARRYIGRYGLSYVSKWNFETWNEPDHHDFDNVTMTLQGGWCLPGSCECGRGPSGTRVWTPVPVPGFLNYYDACSEGLRAASPALRLGGPGDSFHPWPRSPLCWGLLEHCHNGTNFFTGELGVRLDYISLHKKGAGSSIYILEQEQATVQQIRRLFPKFADTPVYNDEADPLVGWALPQPWRADVTYAAMVVKRTLTARFQVNDTEPPHVQLLRKPVLTAMALLALLDGRQLWAEVSRGGTVLDSNHTVGVLASAHLPAGPRDAWRATVLLYASDDTRAHAARAVPVTLRLLGVPRGPGLVYVTLALDNPRCSPHGEWQRLGRPVFPTAEEFRRMRAAEDPVAEAPRPFPASGRLTLSVELRLPSLLLLHVCARPEKPPGPVTRLRALPLTRGQVLLVWSDERVGSKCLWTYEIQFSADGEVYTPISRKPSTFNLFVFSPESAVTSGSYRVRAVDYWARPGPFSTRVHYVEVPAPSGPPRPSDCERC
- the IDUA gene encoding alpha-L-iduronidase isoform X4, whose translation is MRPPGPRAPGLALLAALLAAPRALAEAPHLVLVDAARALRPLRPFWRSTGFCPPLPHSQADRYDLSWDQQLNLAYVGAVPHGGIEQVRTHWLLELITARESAGQGLSYNFTHLDGYLDLLRENQLLPGFELMGSPSQRFTDFEDKRQVLAWKELVSLLARRYIGRYGLSYVSKWNFETWNEPDHHDFDNVTMTLQGGWCLPGSCECGRGPSGTRVWTPVPVPGFLNYYDACSEGLRAASPALRLGGPGDSFHPWPRSPLCWGLLEHCHNGTNFFTGELGVRLDYISLHKKGAGSSIYILEQEQATVQQIRRLFPKFADTPVYNDEADPLVGWALPQPWRADVTYAAMVVKVVAQHQNPPRANGSAALRPALLSNDNAFLSFHPHPFTQRTLTARFQVNDTEPPHVQLLRKPVLTAMALLALLDGRQLWAEVSRGGTVLDSNHTVGVLASAHLPAGPRDAWRATVLLYASDDTRAHAARAVPVTLRLLGVPRGPGLVYVTLALDNPRCSPHGEWQRLGRPVFPTAEEFRRMRAAEDPVAEAPRPFPASGRLTLSVELRLPSLLLLHVCARPEKPPGPVTRLRALPLTRGQVLLVWSDERVGSKCVPVDL
- the IDUA gene encoding alpha-L-iduronidase isoform X2 produces the protein MRPPGPRAPGLALLAALLAAPRALAEAPHLVLVDAARALRPLRPFWRSTGFCPPLPHSQADRYDLSWDQQLNLAYVGAVPHGGIEQVRTHWLLELITARESAGQGLSYNFTHLDGYLDLLRENQLLPGFELMGSPSQRFTDFEDKRQVLAWKELVSLLARRYIGRYGLSYVSKWNFETWNEPDHHDFDNVTMTLQGFLNYYDACSEGLRAASPALRLGGPGDSFHPWPRSPLCWGLLEHCHNGTNFFTGELGVRLDYISLHKKGAGSSIYILEQEQATVQQIRRLFPKFADTPVYNDEADPLVGWALPQPWRADVTYAAMVVKVVAQHQNPPRANGSAALRPALLSNDNAFLSFHPHPFTQRTLTARFQVNDTEPPHVQLLRKPVLTAMALLALLDGRQLWAEVSRGGTVLDSNHTVGVLASAHLPAGPRDAWRATVLLYASDDTRAHAARAVPVTLRLLGVPRGPGLVYVTLALDNPRCSPHGEWQRLGRPVFPTAEEFRRMRAAEDPVAEAPRPFPASGRLTLSVELRLPSLLLLHVCARPEKPPGPVTRLRALPLTRGQVLLVWSDERVGSKCLWTYEIQFSADGEVYTPISRKPSTFNLFVFSPESAVTSGSYRVRAVDYWARPGPFSTRVHYVEVPAPSGPPRPSDCERC
- the IDUA gene encoding alpha-L-iduronidase isoform X1 produces the protein MRPPGPRAPGLALLAALLAAPRALAEAPHLVLVDAARALRPLRPFWRSTGFCPPLPHSQADRYDLSWDQQLNLAYVGAVPHGGIEQVRTHWLLELITARESAGQGLSYNFTHLDGYLDLLRENQLLPGFELMGSPSQRFTDFEDKRQVLAWKELVSLLARRYIGRYGLSYVSKWNFETWNEPDHHDFDNVTMTLQGGWCLPGSCECGRGPSGTRVWTPVPVPGFLNYYDACSEGLRAASPALRLGGPGDSFHPWPRSPLCWGLLEHCHNGTNFFTGELGVRLDYISLHKKGAGSSIYILEQEQATVQQIRRLFPKFADTPVYNDEADPLVGWALPQPWRADVTYAAMVVKVVAQHQNPPRANGSAALRPALLSNDNAFLSFHPHPFTQRTLTARFQVNDTEPPHVQLLRKPVLTAMALLALLDGRQLWAEVSRGGTVLDSNHTVGVLASAHLPAGPRDAWRATVLLYASDDTRAHAARAVPVTLRLLGVPRGPGLVYVTLALDNPRCSPHGEWQRLGRPVFPTAEEFRRMRAAEDPVAEAPRPFPASGRLTLSVELRLPSLLLLHVCARPEKPPGPVTRLRALPLTRGQVLLVWSDERVGSKCLWTYEIQFSADGEVYTPISRKPSTFNLFVFSPESAVTSGSYRVRAVDYWARPGPFSTRVHYVEVPAPSGPPRPSDCERC